CAGAACTGCAGCGATGAAGGGCGCGCACATCAAGATGGAATCAACACGGTCGAGCACACCGCCGTGTCCTTTGAGCAGATGGCCCATATCCTTGAGGCCAAGATCTCTTTTGAGCATCGATGCGCAGAGATCGCCGAAGGTGCCAACAATTCCAACAAGAATTCCCAGCATGATGGGCACCCACCATCGGGTCCTCCATAATGACGCATCAAAGGTAGTCGCTACCGCCACGAAGGCACCAATCATGGCAAACAGCATCGACCCAATCAATCCCTCATATGACTTCTTCGGTGAGATTCGCGGCGAAAGCTTATGCTTGCCCAGCAAGGCCCCGAAGAAAAGGCCTCCAATGTCACTCAGGGCAGGCAGAAATACCAGCATGCACGCATTCACGATGTTCAAGCGCTGCATATGCAGTGGAAGAATGAGGAAGCATGCGAGCAGCGGTATGTAAGCAACGGTGAAGAGCGAAACTCCCACGTTCGAAAAAGCGCCTTTCGACGTTATCGCATTGTCGTGGTTGTATGAAGATTCCAAACGTGCGGCTGATTCGGAAGCCGACAGCTTGGTAGCCACAGCCATGGGAACCCGAGTGCCGAAGGTGAGCCGCACCGTGGCTGAAATCACGACGAGCAGTGCAGTGAGCATGATGCTCAGGCCCATTGCAATCAATGGTCGTGGAGCATAGAAGGTCAGCAGAATCGATGCAACCGAGCAGACGGAAAGCGTGATGAATGGTATGTGCAGACCTGCCGTTGCAAAATCGACGCGTAGCTCCCACAGACCTAGAACCATGAATACGGCGATGAGCATGACGAATACATCGATTTTTATCACCAGACACGCAAGAATGATGATCACCAGAAGCGCGCCGGTAGCAACAGCTTGGGGCATGTTGCGCCCGGTGCGCTTGTTGATCGCCTTCAGCGCATCTTCAGTTTCGTTCTGCATGGTCTAACACTTCGTATTCGAACAATGGTTTCCGCAACGTCATGAGGACTTTTAGACTTCGAGAATTTCCTTTTGCTTGCCTTCAAGCAAATCGTCGATGGAGTCAGAGATCTTCTTGGTGACGGTATCCAGCTCCTTCTGCAGACGCTTGCCTTCGTCCTCGCCAAGATTGCCATCCTTGACCGATGTCTCGATGCTTTCCTTGGTTTTGCGACGAATGTTGCGTACGGCGATCTTACCATCTTCAGCCTTGCTCTTGGCGAGTTTGACATAATCCTTGCGACGATCCTCGGTCAGTTCAGGAAGCGTGACTCGAATCACATTGCCATCGCGATTCGGGTTGACACCCAGATCCGAATCCCTGATGGCCTTTTCCACGGCAGCGGCCTGAGATGCATCAAACGGAGTGACGGCCAAGGTCCTTGGTTCAGGAACACCGATGGAAGCCACGGCTTTGAGCGGCGTTGGTGAACCGTAATAGTCGACGGTGATTCCGTTGAGGAGGGCTGGGTTGGCTCGTCCCGTGCGGATGCCTACGAAGTTTTCCTTGGTTGATTCGACAGACTTGTTCATCTGAGCCTGTGCCTGATCTACGATATTTGCCATATGAGTTCCTTAGCTCTTGATTACTCGGTTACTGATTCCTGATCGCACACCAATGTGCCCAGCGTTGCACCCTGCAATGCCTTGGTGACATTATCTGACTTTTCAAGTCCGAACACACGAATCTTCATGCTGTTGTCACGTGCCATGGAAAGTGCGGCAGCATCCATAACGGCGAGATTGTCAACCAGCGCACGCTTGTAGCTCAACCGTGTGAACATCTTCGCGGAAGCATCCTTATGAGGATCAGCGGTGTACACGCCCTCGACTCCATTTTTGCCCATCAGCACTTCGGCGCAGTGGATTTCCAAGGCTCGTTGAATGGAAACCGTATCGGTTGAGAAGTAAGGCATGCCAGCACCGGCACCGAAAATGACGACCCTACCCTTTTCCAGGTGTCGAATCGCCTTCTGCGGAATGTAGGGTTCAGCGACCTGACCCATCGTGATTGCCGTCTGCACGCGAGTGGCCTGACCCTCCTGCTCGAGAAAGTCCTGCAGGGCAAGACAGTTCATAACCGTGCCGAGCATACCCATGTAATCACCGCGGGAACGTTCAATTCCTGCCTGACTGAGTTGGGCACCGCGGAAGAAGTTGCCGCCGCCCACAACGATGGCCACCTGAACTCCATGTTTCACGGCAATGGCGATTTCTGAAGCGATACGGCTTACCACCGTGGTGTCAACGCCAACGGCTCCCCCACCAAATGCTTCACCCGAGAGTTTCAGTAACACTCGTCTAGGCTCTACCGTTGCTTTGCTTGTATCCTGATCACTCTCAGGCACGTCATCGTAGGTCATTTGAAGCCTTTCATTGCCTCGCAAGCCGTTTTAACCGTATATCAGGCTATCGGTGAACTGCGACATTGCAGTGCAGCAAGCAGCTGAATATGGGCAGCTGAGCAATGCAAAGCGAAGGACGGTGAGCCTGACAACTGCCAGGCTCACCGTCCTTCGCATTACTGATTCATGTATGACAAGCAATGCCAACAAAGGCGGCTTACATGCCATGCACTACGAAATCACTCTTCGCCCTTGCCCACTTCGAGTCGTGCGAAGTCAACGGCCTGTGCACCGGCAGCCTTGAACAGGTCACCGATTGTCTTGGACGTGTCCTTGACATATTCCTGCTCCAGAAGCACCGTCTCCTTGAAGAAGGCATTCAAACGACCCTCCACGATACGCGGAATGATCTTTTCAGGCTTGCCTTCAGCCTGTGACTTCTCCGTGGCCACGCGAGTCTCTGTCTCGACGACATCGGCAGGAACGTCTTCGCGACGCAACCACTTGGGGCTCATGGCAGAAATCTGCAAGGCGACCTCATGAGCGATGGAAGCTCCTGCTTCATCCGTTGCCACTACAGCAACGATTGAAGGAGGCAGCTCGACGGACTTGTGATGCGCGTAGATCTCAACGTGTGGACCTGCGACGCGAGCGAACTGACCAAGCTTGACATGCTCGTGGAACAGGGCTCCGGCCTCTTCGATGGTCTCGTTGACGGTGCCAGACTTCGAGGCAGCCTTGAGCACGTCTTCCGGTGTCTTGGCATCGGCCTTGGCGACATCGGCAACGACTTCGTCTCCAAATTCCACGAACTGTGGTGTCTTGGCAACAAAGTCGGTTTCTGAATTCAACTCGACGGCATAAGCGACCTGACCATCGGCAGCGTCAGTAACGGTGGATGCGATCAGACCTTCCTGAGCCTTGCGGCCCTCGCGCTTTCCAGCAGCCTGAATGCCCTTGGCACGAATGATTTCCTTCGCTCGTGCGACATCGCCTTCAGCTTCGGTGAGCGCCTTCTTGACGTCCATCATTCCGGCGCCAGTCGCATCACGCAGCTCTTTGATGAGTGCGGCAGTAATCTT
This Bifidobacterium sp. WK041_4_12 DNA region includes the following protein-coding sequences:
- a CDS encoding phosphatidate cytidylyltransferase; this encodes MQNETEDALKAINKRTGRNMPQAVATGALLVIIILACLVIKIDVFVMLIAVFMVLGLWELRVDFATAGLHIPFITLSVCSVASILLTFYAPRPLIAMGLSIMLTALLVVISATVRLTFGTRVPMAVATKLSASESAARLESSYNHDNAITSKGAFSNVGVSLFTVAYIPLLACFLILPLHMQRLNIVNACMLVFLPALSDIGGLFFGALLGKHKLSPRISPKKSYEGLIGSMLFAMIGAFVAVATTFDASLWRTRWWVPIMLGILVGIVGTFGDLCASMLKRDLGLKDMGHLLKGHGGVLDRVDSILMCAPFIAAVLILALQ
- the frr gene encoding ribosome recycling factor codes for the protein MANIVDQAQAQMNKSVESTKENFVGIRTGRANPALLNGITVDYYGSPTPLKAVASIGVPEPRTLAVTPFDASQAAAVEKAIRDSDLGVNPNRDGNVIRVTLPELTEDRRKDYVKLAKSKAEDGKIAVRNIRRKTKESIETSVKDGNLGEDEGKRLQKELDTVTKKISDSIDDLLEGKQKEILEV
- the pyrH gene encoding UMP kinase, producing the protein MTYDDVPESDQDTSKATVEPRRVLLKLSGEAFGGGAVGVDTTVVSRIASEIAIAVKHGVQVAIVVGGGNFFRGAQLSQAGIERSRGDYMGMLGTVMNCLALQDFLEQEGQATRVQTAITMGQVAEPYIPQKAIRHLEKGRVVIFGAGAGMPYFSTDTVSIQRALEIHCAEVLMGKNGVEGVYTADPHKDASAKMFTRLSYKRALVDNLAVMDAAALSMARDNSMKIRVFGLEKSDNVTKALQGATLGTLVCDQESVTE
- the tsf gene encoding translation elongation factor Ts translates to MAKITAALIKELRDATGAGMMDVKKALTEAEGDVARAKEIIRAKGIQAAGKREGRKAQEGLIASTVTDAADGQVAYAVELNSETDFVAKTPQFVEFGDEVVADVAKADAKTPEDVLKAASKSGTVNETIEEAGALFHEHVKLGQFARVAGPHVEIYAHHKSVELPPSIVAVVATDEAGASIAHEVALQISAMSPKWLRREDVPADVVETETRVATEKSQAEGKPEKIIPRIVEGRLNAFFKETVLLEQEYVKDTSKTIGDLFKAAGAQAVDFARLEVGKGEE